ATGCACTATACtcacacagacagaaaacaagGTTGATCTTGACTGTTCTTTTTATACTGGCATGACCCTTGCTTATGAAAATAGACTTCTTCCTGTCTTGGTCTTTTTTTCACTCGTCGGCACTCTTCTCTGAGCCTGTACCAATGACCGTCTTGTAGCAGTGCTCTCCTCTGTGTTCAGGAGAGATTGGTGGGAAGTCAAACGTCTTGTTCCCAGAGCCCATTCGCTTGTGGTTTCTAGCACCAGGTTGGTACAGCTGCATTGCCGGTCGGTCCTGTGCGGTGAAATGAGTAAGACACAAAACACTAAAGCAATACACTCATATTTCAACCACAAACACAGATTTTTCTTATGACAGGTTACTTCAGAAAGTGCAATTCATGCATATAAACAATTTCCGTCCCCTTCTGAATCACATTTCAGTTAGGCAGACAACCAGCTATTGACAGCCCCTCAAAATACATTTagtccaaaacaaaaacattatactgCACTGTATCTgttatgctcttttttttaatttttttttgtatttatcatGGTTTGTATTTATGGTGGTGGTGATGGGGGTGACACATAATGGCTAAAGCTCAGTGCTAGTAACCGGACTACTgaatcatctgctaaatgactacttACTAAATGTATAAACAGAATCCAGCATGTAAGCATTTCAATGTGCAAGATCATATGTATTCTTCTATGTACATGAAGGATCTGTTCCAAAACCAAGTGAAATGCTTTAAATTTACTGTCTACACAGGAAGCAGCCTTTTAAGACAACACTCTACATATGCTTTACACAGGCAGCTATCATACAAATAGTGCTCCTCATGAAAAACATTgggaacatttacatttttatatagtcTTAAATAAGTTTTATCCAGACCTTTCACTATATAGGTATACATAGTGTATAAAAATTTAGTGGATAAATATGGTTTAACTGAAAATTCTCTTGCCGtcttggatggattttttttcccctaaaatagACCTagatttgaaagttttttttgttttaaacattttaaagaccttaaacttttattttcaggTTGAAAAGAAATATTCGATTTAACAGACTATAATTTACTCAACATATCTCTCACCTCATCCACCATCTAGgatagatttattttttctgaaaaagcagaatcttaaatatttattcttcactttattaaataacatttctatgttttaaatgtttgaaaatacacatttaaaatacacatttattcattttttcctGGTTTAAATTAGATGCTGAatctaatttatacatttaaaaaccaaatttaaaatgtacgTTTTTCCTACCTCATCTGCTATGCGGATATctttaagattttcaaaaaaaatttataatgttatatttttatatgacatttaaaaacccttattttttatttataggtttAAATTAGTTGTTGCAactcatttatacattttacactATATTTCTACTGGACATTTCTCATCTGCCATCTTAAATGAATCCCCCACACCATCTCTTCATTGGGAGCTAGATGCATacgatgccttaaaatgctgcccaTGTAGGCAACTCACTACGTTTTGGAACAGAGTCTTTTTATAAGCTTCTTCTATTGGGAACCACTCCTCATCTGTGCCATTACAGCATTAGCAACATTCTGCTGTCAACAAGCACACCTGGCACTATAAGGTGTGCGGCCTCTCAGTAAACAGCATGTGTAGCATCCCCTCCCGTGGGTAGAAAGGCTCAAAAACTAGCTGTACCTTTGCTGGCAGAGCCCCTCCTATCTGGTCTGGCCCCTCAGACTGGGAAGTCCTTTTCTCCTGATGCACTAACACAGACTGAGAGACACGTTGTCTTCCGTCAATAATATTGCCAACAGCCAAATTACAGCTAACTACCTCAACACATCAGTGTAGGCTGCATTGAAAGCCCCTGGAGGGAGGCAGATTCGTATTGTATTTCCCACAGACATAATGATGTATAAATCAACTACAGATGTGTAAATATTGAATGCATTAGTGGATTCATCTGCTACACAGACCGGACAAACTGACTGATGACAATAACTGTACATAATACCAGAACCAGAGCTGCAAATGGACTGTGACTGTGAGATATCGCTActctgttaacatttatttacccTATTGCGAATCCGTTCTTTCCTGCTGCCCATGTCCTCTCGATCCTCTTTTCCCAGTTTGTCTCCAGTCTCTGGGCAGTAAGAATAGCCATGATGTTGGTCTTTCTTGGCTCTGTCCTGGCAGTAACCTTTACCCCATTTGGTCTCTTCCTTGCGCCGCATGAATTTGTCAAACTCGTAGTGATGCCTCTGTCGTTTGCGCTCCTCATCTCTACCACGATGTTCTTTGTCCCTCTGGCGACGGCTGTGACATTCCCGCTGCTCCTTGTCACTCTCGATTTGACTCCTACTATAGAGAGCCCACTTAATAAAATCAACCACTTgaatatgaatttataaataaatgtttatacagtggggtccaaaagtaaCATCCAGCATGATTTGATAATGATGAAAGAACAAGTGCCTCAATGTAGGAAAGAACATTTGTACAAAGAGTTCACATGATCAGTgacaaaaatgtaattgattattGACCTAGAAACACAGCAGTACTTAAACttcttctacatttttttttaaaatccttaacTTGGACTTGGTTCAATCCATCAATTTTGTTTCTTGGATGGAGGCAGATATGAGATGAATATGAGCTTGCATCCGACTGTAAGAAATGGGCAGTGTTTAAGAGAAGATagacattttgatttttgattacaAGGTCAACATATGCATGAAAAATCTTTCACAATAAGATCATTAAGATGCATTCAAaaaacagaatttccattttgtgctaactttaaactttaaatggtAGATGTTGAATCCCATCTTTTTAAACCCCACTGTATCTTTTATGGAAAGTAGTGGCAAGTTTTAGGTAGTTCTTACTTATCCTTGGAATCCTTTGACTTAGTGTGTCCTGCTGGCTTTTCCCATCTGTTCTTCTCCTTCTCTCCACTGTCTCCTTTATCTTTCAGTCTATCTGAGTCCACGTCATCGTCTCCATCACATTTCTTCAAAAGCTAAAGAAGTCAATATTGCAAATCTCATGTAATGACTGGTAATGACAGGTGAAAAAGAGTCTGTCATATTAAATGTCCGAAGATGAAGATAAAGTTCAAAGATTAAAGTAAAACAAGGTTTATAAGGTAGACAAATCCAAATATGAGTAGGCAATGTAAAATAGTTTGCTGAATGCAACAAtactgaaagaaataaaaagaggaAATAGGGTAACTTAAATCCAGGGCAAACAGGGAAAATAATGACAAACATCTGTGCCGATTAAATGAATCACCATGAAACTAAGAACAAATACCTGAAAGTCTGTGACACAGTCATCTTCAGGATGTGATATGGTTTTAAGTCATACCTTGATCTTTATCTCCTTTTCAGAGAGCTTCTTTTGCTTTTCAGCCTCCTTTCGCTTTCGTCTCTCCTCTTCTCTGCGCTTTCGCTTCTCCTCCTCCCTCTGTCGCTTCTTTTCCAGTTCCCTTCTTCGCCTCtcctctcttttttcctctcttaTTCTCTAGAATTGAAAAGAATCATGGATATACAGTACAAAATCATAGTGTATAACACAATCAGATGGTGTTCTTACCTGTTTctctaattttttgtttttgatgtattcCAGCAAAGGTGTTGTCCTTTTGGCTGCACATAAAGTCACACAGAGGGAAAACAGAGCTTAGTTTATTGTCAATTTTAATGGAACAATTTGTTCCAGCTGAAAATTCTGAATAGCGGTTTTCTGTTGATGATCAAAATAACATCTATGGCaatgtgttttaaaatcacaCAGTAGGatcaaaattcacatttgaggAATGATTGTGTGTTAAGTAGTAGAACAAAAAATGAGaatgtactcggttactaacataacctcggttccctgagatatgggaacGAGTGCTGCATCTGCTAAGATGCTATGGGAAAACCCCTTTTTCTCAGATGACTGAAgccttttcaataacgcagtgtaactgcacggccattggtttaaaaagtgaattaaaagCCTATGGCGATGAAGCCCGCCAGAATGGGTGGGGCCATTGGGCTATATAAGTGGCCATTTCGCCATAGGATCCTCAGGTTACTTAGACTGAAGCAACAACTGAGATGTGCAGCTACATAGCACAGTCAGCAACGCACATTTCgcatctcagggaactgaggttaagTTGGTAACCTAGTaagttccctttcgatactttaCTCGTACTGCATCTGCTAAGATGCTGTGGGGAATCAGTACAATCCCGCTGTGCTATGCTAGAGGAACGACTAATACTTGAACTTGCCTTAAGCACCAAAGGGGGCCCAGAGGGACCAAGTTTTGCAGGGAAGCCCCGCAGGAGGCAATGGGGCCAGATACACATAGGTCGGCCTGGCCTTAGGTAATCGTTCgaagatacatttttacagccTTGGAACTCAGTGAGGGCCAAGAGCGTACAGGAAAGAAGGCACACGCCTAAGCACCAGTTGTCATATGACAAGAGTGAGCCCATTTATGCAGACAGAACCCGGGCCTGTGAGGCTGGGATGTCCAGATTATAAAACCTGGCAAATGTGGACGGCGAGGCCCAGCTGGCCGCTGCACAATTTTCTGCAATGGACACACTGCTAGACCAAGCCCAGGAAGAGGTGATGCCTCTAGCTGAGTGGGCTCTTACTCCCTTGGGGCACTGTAGGCCCAAAGAAGAGTACGCTAGCACAATAGCATCAAATATACATTTGGAAAGTCTCTGCTTTGTGACAATAAATCCCTTGGTGTGGCCACCGAAGCATACAAAGAGCTGATCCGACTACCTGAACGGGGCGGAGCACTCAATATAAACTCTCAACGCCCTGACAGGGCAGAGTAAATTCAACACTTGGTCTTGCTCCGAAGGAGGAAGTGCCCATAGAGTTATTACCTGTGTTCTGAACAGAGTAGAGAGCACCTCAAGTATGTAACCATGCCTTGGCTTCATGATGACTTTAAAGTCGCTGGGCCCCGAATTCGAGAAAGGTGGGGCTCACAGAGAGCGCCTGCAGCTCTCCCATATGCTTAACCGATGCTAACGCCTGTAGCAGAGTGGTTTTTAGCATCAAGGAACAAAGGTCAATGGACTGTAGTGGCTCAACACCGTGGACAGATCCCATATAGGACGGAGCAAGGTGGACTGAGCGAACGAGAGGTGCTGATCCTCATGTGTAAACACACTGGCACATCAAAGAGCTGCATGGAGAGTGAAGCACGTTGGGGCTTGGCCTGCATTAAATCACTTAAGCCTGATCGCTCATCCCTGCGAGTTCACTGTTTCTTCCTCCGAGGTAACTGGGAGGAGAGAAACGTGAGAGTGGGGGAGGCGGGGCCTCCTCTCACGAGTGAAACAGGGACAGATTGCTTTTGTAGTGAAAGCAGCTTGTTTCTGTGAGCTTAGCTTTATCGACacacataaatgtaaatctgcCAGCAATAGAGAGGTGACAGCATTCTGCTCTGATCTGCCTAGAAGGATTAAGTCACTCGGTGTAACAAGAGGTGCTGATCCTCTTGTGTAACACACACTGGCAGATGCTGGCATGAAACTGCTCAAGCCTGATCGCTCAACCCGCAAGCTGGCCATTGCTTCCTCCGAGGTGTTTTGGATATGAAAAATGATATTGCTATTTACCTGTTTCAAAGTTatattatttgcttgttttatgttaatGCCATATATGCTTTGAGATAAAGGTGCTTGCAATTGCAAAACTTGCTTTGTTAGAATGCATAAGCAACAAAGAGCATATTGCAACATCAAGTGGAtatgatgaggatgaagatgatgatgaagaagaggaagactactagaaaatgtgcattccgggcTGGAATGTCGAGCTTTGTTTTGGGAGTTTGATTATAGAGCTTGTGGCTTAGctgattttgtttaatttttgcattaactGCTTTGTATTgtaactaataatttttttttgttactattgCCTCCCGTGAGACTTTACTGCAAACTGCTGCAAACTACAAACTGAGCCTCAAACAAGAACAACCACAAGAACAACCTCTTCTACGACACTCCTGAAGGACTTCAACCTGCGGGCGGGTAAGGTAACCTTTATGGTTTAGGCTAGATTTGACTACCCTTACCCTACCTGAAAAATCATAGGGTTAAAGGTTTAAGATAAAAAAGTGCTAataagtgctcctgtagctcaagtggtagagcattgcgttacgaagcgcaaggttgggggttcgattccccgggaacacatgataggtaaaaattgatagcctgaatgcactttggataaaagtgtctgctaaatgcataaatttaatttaaatttaatttaatttaaaaacacaccaACTAACTTGGCACCCAATGTGGGGCTTGAGGTCTGAGTTTAAGTTGAAAGTCTAGATAACACATTGAAGAGCTACCAGTAAGACCCATATTGACCAATCCAGAAAGGACTGAAGGGCCAAGGAAACCTGGTCGCTACTTGTGAGACCTAGAGGGGTCTAGAGGGGCTATAGAGTTGAAAAACCTGAAGTAGGGGACGCTCTACTATGACAGGTaaaaaagcccagagaaaatccAGCAGTATCTCAATACAGGCATATACCTGGAGAGACCACAGGGTGAAAGCCTGGGAGAAAATAGCCTTAAGGGCAGAAACCTCAATCCAGGTAACAGAGCCAGGTCGGATGCTTTTATGGTTATCAAGTAGGGATGGACTGCAGAGAGTAGACTTTCAAGAGTCAGAAGTTGGCTCAGCAGGCATACAGTGGGCCCTAGAAAAAGGAAGCCACCATGAGCAGGAAGTGACTATACAGTATAAAATCTCAGAGGCAGAGGGAATTATCAGCATGGTTTGTAAAAAGAACCTgggcaaaataaaacactatgaatGGGAAGAACCTGAAGAAGTTTTGGGGTGAGACTCCTACTGTGGGAAAGGTTAGGATATAAAGAGAGTCAATGACAGAGTTTCAAAATGCACATGATTTCCTGCTTACTTTACCACCTGTAGATGATGACAGAGATAGTGTAGTCACAGTAGCTGACCCACATCCACCTTGGTCAGCTATTACAGAAATACAGTTACAACAGATAATGATCTGAATGTATGTAGGCTTGACAGAGAATACCTCAGGTGGTATGGTGGTAGTAAATGGAAATCCACAGATTATTAAAGCATCAGGAATACCTGGAGCAGTTTTTGTATGTTTAGGGGAAGAAACTCTTAAGGAAATAGAGAATATGAGGTTTAGATTAGGTCCTCAACAAGCAGGAACAGTAAGGGTGACTAGAGGTTCTCCGAAATGGAGGAGTATAGCACATACTATAATGACTGACTATAATACGCAGCCATGTAGTAAAGAACAATCTAAAAAAGAGAGCAGATTTTTAATAAGAAACATAATTAGGGAAGTgagagtgacagacagacagtgagagtAATGAGTCATCAGAAGATGATCTTAGAGAAGTAAGATTGCAAAATAAGAGAGCAGGCAAGTTAGAGCTTAAAAGTGAGTGAgcgatgtgacatacagccaagtagggtgacccatactcagaattcgtgctctgcatttcagATATCGAGTTATTGACTGTGGCACTAAGACCTCAGTACTTGCCCCGGGAGTTTCCTCAGCTGCTCATTACGGTAGTGTACATCCACCCCCGAGCAAATGCGGATAATGCGGTAAGGGAGATTGAACGGGTGGTTCATGAAATACAATCCGCATCTCCCGACGCACCCTGTTTTATTCTGGGAGATTTTAATAAGTGTTCTTTAAAGAAATCACTGGGCCACTTTAATCAGTATGTAACTTGCCCAACACGAAAGGACTCAATTCTGGATTTGTGTTATGGGTCGATTAAAGGAGCTTACAAGTCATTTGGTAAACCACCTTTGAGAACCTCAGATCATAATATGGTTTTACTTGTTCCTATATATAAAACTGTTCTGAAACATGAAAAGCCACAGGTAATTAAGATGAAAGTCTGGTCTGAAGATGCTACGTTACTTTTAAAAGGGTGTCTGGATTGTACAGATTGGACTGTTTTTATGGACTCTGGTTCAGACACAGATGAAATTTGTAGTTTCCAAACAGTAAACCGTGGGTaacaaaatcactcaagattctTCTGTCAAAAAGGAACAGGGCTTTCAAAGAGGGAAATACTGTAGAGTATTATATGCTAAAAAGAGAAATTAAGTGTGAAATAAAGAGGGCTAAAGCAGTTTATAAGGAAGATCTTGAATTGTTTGGGAGGGGATGCATTTAATTACAGGTCAGGatagtaggaaaataaataatagaattagTTTGAATGGATTCAGTTCAGATGCAGCTTTATCACaggattttaatcatttttatatgagATTTGATACGCATGATTTTGAATTAGAAATTGAGGATTTGAAAAATAAGTGTAGAATAAACAGAGATAATGTTGGTGTCCCTTTTTGTGTAGGAGATGTGATAAcagtttttaaacaatgtaaaatcaGGAAGGCACCGGGGCCTGATAATATAGGGGGTTGTTTACTTAAGGAATGTGCTGAGCAGTTAGGaccaatattttattacatttttgcctggtccctaaaaatacaaaaagtaccTGCACGGTGGAAGCAGTCTACTTTGATTCCATTGCCAAAAAAGCAGAATGCACAGTTATTAGATGATTTTAGACCTGTGGCGCTTACATCCTTagtgatgaaatgtttagaaaaatttGTTAAGAGAGAAATTATGCATAAGACTGAGAGTTCTCTAGACCCTCTTCAATTTGCGTACAGAAATAAGCGAGGCGTATAGGATGCTGTCGCAACTCTCTTACATTTAGTATTTCAGCATTTAGAGAagctgaaaactttttttaaattactttttatcgATTTTTCATCTGACTTCAATACCATTCAGCCACATATTTTAATTGACAAACTCATTAAAGAATTTGGGTTGGATTTTTATTTGGTAGGCTGGATTTTAGATTTCCTTGTGCAGAGAACACAGAGAGTCAAAGTAAACGACTGTTATTCTGAATGGTTGGTGTCATCGACTGGGTCACCTCAAGGGTGCGTTCTTTCTCCCTTTTGTATACTAATGCGTGTAAGAGTAGTTTTGAAAATAGGCACATCTTAAAATATGCTGACGACTCTGTAATCATTAGCTTATTGAGTGAGGAGGATTCTACGCATGGTTCTGTGGTTGAGGATTTTACTGTTTGGTGTCagaatgcttttttaaaacttattgtTCTGAAAACTAAAGAGATGACTATTGATTATAGATTATAGGGGGAAATCAATTGATGATAAgcaaataagtattaataaagcGGGTTTCCAGAGTGTTGAACAGTACAAGTATTTGGGTACTGTATTAGATTAGAACTGACATTTTCTGCAAATACTGATGCTTTGTGTAAGAAGGGGCAGCAAAGATTGTATTGCGTAAGGAAATTGAGGTCATTTAATGTGGATAAAACATTGATGTGCATGTTTTACAGATCCTATATTGAGTCGTTTTTATCCTTTTCATTGTTGTGCTGGTTCAACTCTctgaatgtgaaaaataaaaaccgTATTGAAAGGATGGTAAATCAGGGAAACAAAATAACAGGGAGGAAGCAGATGACTATGGCTCAGTTATACCATAGACAGGTGTTGGGTAAAGCCGAGAACATTTTGTTAGATGATTCTCACCCCTTGTATTCTGAGTTCCATCTTCTCCCGTCTGGTAGCCGGTATAGAACTTCGCTTAGTAAAACTAATCGGTTTAAAAATTCAgctgtaaagtttttaaattctaggtaaaaaatttttgtgtatgtgggtgtgacattgttttatgtgtgtgcttgtttgctGCAACCAAATTGCCTTCGGGAAATGAATaaagatgaactgaactgagcatttaacccatccaaagtgcacacatacagcaatgaacacacacaccgtgaacacacacctggagcagtaggcagccatttatgctgcggcacccggggagcagttgggggttcagtgccttgctcaagggcatctcagtcatggtattgccggcccgaaactcgaacccacaaccttagggttaggagttaaactctctaaccattaggccacaact
This genomic stretch from Cyprinus carpio isolate SPL01 chromosome B9, ASM1834038v1, whole genome shotgun sequence harbors:
- the LOC109092713 gene encoding regulator of nonsense transcripts 3A isoform X3, yielding MRSEKEQRAGSRERGSVDIQFRECQREQDNLAVNPKHKEEKKEIFTKVVIRRLPPSLSKDQLEEHLSPLPSFDYFEFFPADQSLYPHLFSRAYINFKNPEDIIIFRDRFDGYVFIDNKGQEFPAVVEFAPFQKVSKKKLKKKDAKAGTIEEDPEYRRFLENYSCDEEKSVANPETLLGEIEAKTRELIAKRTTPLLEYIKNKKLEKQRIREEKREERRRRELEKKRQREEEKRKRREEERRKRKEAEKQKKLSEKEIKIKLLKKCDGDDDVDSDRLKDKGDSGEKEKNRWEKPAGHTKSKDSKDNRSQIESDKEQRECHSRRQRDKEHRGRDEERKRQRHHYEFDKFMRRKEETKWGKGYCQDRAKKDQHHGYSYCPETGDKLGKEDREDMGSRKERIRNRDRPAMQLYQPGARNHKRMGSGNKTFDFPPISPEHRGEHCYKTVIGTGSEKSADE
- the LOC109092713 gene encoding regulator of nonsense transcripts 3A isoform X2, which encodes MRSEKEQRAGSRERGSVDIQFRECQREQDNLAVNPKHKEEKKEIFTKVVIRRLPPSLSKDQLEEHLSPLPSFDYFEFFPADQSLYPHLFSRAYINFKNPEDIIIFRDRFDGYVFIDNKGQEFPAVVEFAPFQKVSKKKLKKKDAKAGTIEEDPEYRRFLENYSCDEEKSVANPETLLGEIEAKTRELIAKRTTPLLEYIKNKKLEKQRIREEKREERRRRELEKKRQREEEKRKRREEERRKRKEAEKQKKLSEKEIKIKLLKKCDGDDDVDSDRLKDKGDSGEKEKNRWEKPAGHTKSKDSKDKSQIESDKEQRECHSRRQRDKEHRGRDEERKRQRHHYEFDKFMRRKEETKWGKGYCQDRAKKDQHHGYSYCPETGDKLGKEDREDMGSRKERIRNRSVLVHQEKRTSQSEGPDQIGGALPAKDRPAMQLYQPGARNHKRMGSGNKTFDFPPISPEHRGEHCYKTVIGTGSEKSADE
- the LOC109092713 gene encoding regulator of nonsense transcripts 3A isoform X1; its protein translation is MRSEKEQRAGSRERGSVDIQFRECQREQDNLAVNPKHKEEKKEIFTKVVIRRLPPSLSKDQLEEHLSPLPSFDYFEFFPADQSLYPHLFSRAYINFKNPEDIIIFRDRFDGYVFIDNKGQEFPAVVEFAPFQKVSKKKLKKKDAKAGTIEEDPEYRRFLENYSCDEEKSVANPETLLGEIEAKTRELIAKRTTPLLEYIKNKKLEKQRIREEKREERRRRELEKKRQREEEKRKRREEERRKRKEAEKQKKLSEKEIKIKLLKKCDGDDDVDSDRLKDKGDSGEKEKNRWEKPAGHTKSKDSKDNRSQIESDKEQRECHSRRQRDKEHRGRDEERKRQRHHYEFDKFMRRKEETKWGKGYCQDRAKKDQHHGYSYCPETGDKLGKEDREDMGSRKERIRNRSVLVHQEKRTSQSEGPDQIGGALPAKDRPAMQLYQPGARNHKRMGSGNKTFDFPPISPEHRGEHCYKTVIGTGSEKSADE